A single genomic interval of Falco cherrug isolate bFalChe1 chromosome 8, bFalChe1.pri, whole genome shotgun sequence harbors:
- the LOC129736671 gene encoding uncharacterized protein LOC129736671, with protein sequence MLTLSTSDPLLLLSAAARRSLCTHVHGGVCLTPTSTAAAHCISSMGPRPRAAMRWGDQGLLRNEARTPQADPIQYRTQAPMHLTGRAQHRCGRTQELAPLIRASPKVSPVLPSQPAWGLATFALLSPASNSATATGSFPSPTLRDPSLAEHLQHLFPQAMHPACEQPMSQPRASPALAQLQLQSRSYLVLIKNIPHWKEPKGRFLPAAPGWRGFEGCHPHPAKHAAHCCLRPWPGCSRAAPWGLFLVPVKKERQSTGGRQRAGRCPAGPCNGNGQWLWRVPWPPSTCPAGPRPLVGGGQAPGPCPSPGGEQ encoded by the coding sequence ATGCTTACACTGAGCACGAGTGaccctctgctcctcctgagTGCAGCAGCACGCAGGTCCTTGTGTACACATGTGCATGGTGGCGTGTGCCTcactcccaccagcacagccgCAGCCCACTGCATTTCTAGCATGGGACCTAGACCCAGGGCAGCAATGAGATGGGGCGACCAAGGCTTGCTCAGGAATGAAGCAAGGACTCCACAAGCGGACCCAATCCAGTACAGGACGCAGGCACCCATGCATCTCACTGGACGAGCACAACACAGATGTGGGCGCACACAAGAGCTTGCTCCACTCATCCGAGCATCCCCAAAAGTCAGCCCCGTGCTGCCGAGCCAGCCTGCGTGGGGCCTTGCAACTTTTGCACTGCTCAGCCCTGCTAGCAACAGCGCCACAGCCActggctccttccccagccccacactgagagaccccagcctggctgagcacctgcagcATCTTTTCCCCCAGGCCATGCACCCTGCGTGTGAGCAGCCCATGTCGCAACCACGcgccagccctgctctggccCAGTTGCAGCTGCAAAGCCGCAGCTACCTTGTGCTAATTAAAAACATCCCTCATTGGAAGGAGCCAAAAGGCCGCTTCCTCCCTGCCGCACCAGGCTGGCGCGGGTTTGAGGGATGCCATCCCCACCCTGCAAAACATGCAGCCCACTGCTGCCTTCGCCCTTGGccgggctgcagcagagccGCTCCCTGGGGCTTATTTTTAGTGCCTGTTAaaaaggagaggcagagcaCTGGAGGCAGGCAGCGTGCGGGCAGGTGCCCAGCTGGACCCTGCAATGGCAATGGCCAGTGGCTCTGGCGGGTGCCCTGGCCGCCCTCCACCTGCCCCGCTGGCCCACGTCCCCTCGTGGGAGGGGGACAGGCGCCTGGCCCCTGTCCCAGCCCCGGTGGGGAACAATAA